The Chloroflexus aggregans DSM 9485 genome segment CCCCAGGCAGAGCTGAAGCTACACCACACTTATCGGCGGTTATAATGGTCCAGCAACTCAACCTGCTGATCGGCCTGTCTGTTGCTGGTGTGAGTTTCGATGTATAAACCATTTGATAATCTTCGCGGAGCAAAAAATGGTGTTCCGTCTTGATGTACCGGTTCATCATTAACCAGATAGCGTATGTGTCCGGTTTCGATTTTCGTTGAACGGTCGATGCGTCCCTCACGAATGGCGCGTTCAGCAGCCGCAACTAATTTTTCAGCAACCGTTCCACCCGCTCTTCTAACCATCTCAATTGTTCCACCTGTCCCGGTTACCCAAGTTGGTCTACCTGTCTCGGCTATCCCATCTGTTTCACCTGTCTCATCTGCCTCGTTCATCTGCCAAAACTTCCGCCATCGATTCCGTAACCATGCTTCAACTTCATGATCAGGAATTTCGATAGGAGGAAAGACATGCATATGTTTTAATTGATCCTTAATAATGTCAGGAAAACCCACATAAATGGTTCTGGATTTTCTAGAAAGGACTTCTAGGCAAGCGACAGGTATATACGCGAGCGCACAAAATCGTTAATCTTGACAATGTTTTTACGATCAATTCATCTCAAAAACTCAACAATCTTATCATTATCATCTTCTATACTGAAACTCCATAGTACTTCACATTGAAATATCGACTTTTCTCTAACACCGCCTGCTAGTATCGATTGTCTACCATTTGTTAGTAAGTACAACTTCACCTGATCATTTTGAGTACAGCGCTTTAATAGATTAAGCACCAACGCTTCTGTGACATCTTGCTGACTATTCCGCACATCAATGGCTAATAAACTCACCCCATCAACCTTGAGAAGGTAGTCAGGACCGCTGTTATTGATGTTGAATTCCGGGTAAACCTCACCGGGATCATCAGTGTCCCATCCAAGAGCCCGCAACAAGGGTAATACAAAATTCTCCCGCACAGCATTTTCGTTACTTTCAAACAGTTCTTCGTACTGTTCAAACCGAACTTTGGCTTTTTACAAAGCTTTTATCAAGTCATAATCTGTCTCTGGAAGCATAGACCCTTCACAGCAAAACTTAGTAATGATGTCATTAATTATACACCGTTCAATCTCTCCGGCAAAAAGCAATTTATGCGCTTCAAAAGAGAATTTCCATTCATCCTTTCACCGCCCGAATGCATAGAAATCCCGGTTCGCGAATCAATTCAGCGTAGTGTTTGAGATCGTTCTCGGCAAATTCGGGAGTGGGCAATGGTTCAAGCACATAATCGATCCGAAAGCCGGCATAGATCAGCGGGTTAAACACTTCGCTTAGTGGTCGGCGGTATGAAGGCATATTCACGGTGATACCGAAACCGTGCCACGGTGTCACAACCTGCTCAATAGCAAAATAGTTGGCCGATTCGCGGTGCTGGCTGAATTTGGTCTGCGGATGTTCAATCGAGAAGATGAAAACACCGCTGTGCCGTAGCAGAAGATAGAACTCGGTGAATACCTGCTCCCAATCCCGCACATAATCGAGTACCAACGGACTGATTACGAGATCGAACGATGCGGTGGGTAGGAATGTGAGTGGTTGGCCAAGGTCGGCTTGTAGAACTTGCGCACGGTTTTGGAGCCGTTGGTGTGCCAGTTGTACCATCTTGGGATTGGCATCGATTGCTATCACCTCTGCACCACGGTCGAGCAGTAGTTCGCTGTAGACCCCCGGCCCACAACCGGCATCGAGAACGCGCTTGCCGCGCACATCAGGTAGTAGTGAGAGCATTGCCGGACGTTCGTAGTAAGCGTTGTGTGGTTTGGTGAGCACTTGTTCGGCGTACCGTTCGGCTAACAGATCATACGCTTGTTGAGCAATCGGGTCTGGAGGTGTCTGATTCATAGACGTTCCCTTTTTGTGTTTGCTGCACCGGCGTTCTGACTCCAGATCGGGCACGCACACAGCCGTGACATGCCAAATGCCGGCAGACGATAAAAAGCGCAAGAGTTGATCAAAAACCAAAACCGGTTGGGTAGAGTTACCATTAATAACCCGAACAACGCCGTGATCTCTGTCGAAGTAAACGACTGAATGGCGTGATCGGCGGCAAAGGCGGTCCGCTCACGCTAGCGGAGCGTATGTACGATTCTGCGACTCTAGTAACGAAATCCAGCGACAATGCACACATGTCAAACGAGCGTAAGGGGTTTGCGTCAGACACCAGCACCCTTAGTAAAGGTGGCAGCCATAACGAGAAACGTGATAATGATCTGCGGGGACATAGTCAGATTTTTACCAGTATACCCTATTCTTAGCAGCCACACGATGGCATGCGGCATAATAACTGCCACACCTCACACCGCGGACGGCATGCTACACGATCCTATCGCTCGTGCATCGTCCAACCAGCTCACACCCGGTCACACTCGGAACTGCGGGTCGCAGCGTTGGCGCAGCCCTGTCACATGCCGCACCACAATCTGACCACGACTACTACTGATCAAGCCATCGTCGTTAAAATCGGCCAAAATCCGGCTCACTACTTCACGCGAAGTGCCTAGCTCGGCGGCAATCTGCTGGTGCGTCGCACTAACCGTCGGCGGATCGCCTTGGGCATGCCGTAACAAGAACTCAGCTAACCGTACATCAACGCGACGGAAGGCAATCTCATCAACAATAGCCATCACCGTCGCCAATCGGTGCGAGAGCAACTGGAACACGTAATCACGCCACTCCCGGTAATGGTCGATCCATTCACGAAACGTCGCCTGATCGACCACAAACGCTGCTGCGTCGTGCTCTACCACTGCAATCGCCGGGAAGTTACGCTGACTCAACACGCAACTGGTTGTGAGAATGCAACTCTCGCCGCGCCCAAAACGGTAGAGAGTGATCTCGCGTCCGGTTTCACCGATTTTGAACACCCGTACCTGCCCACCGGCCAACACGGCAAAGACGTTACATTCATCGCCTTCGGCAAAGATAGTGGCGCCGGCCGGCAGCCGCAAGAGGGTCGCCTGCACGGTGAAATCGCGCGCAATTGCCGCCGTCGGATCACGTAAAAAGGGTAAGATGTCGCCGGCAAGCTGTAGTTCGTGCGGTTGGAGCATACGGCTCCTCGCATTCCAGAAGTGTGGTGGGAAGTGTACCACCTGACCGAGACGATACGCGCCCATCTCCCAATCCGTGAGGAGCACTGTATAGTGTGCTCCTCACGGCTACCTACCTCGGTACTAGCCGAGCCGCAAGAGCTTTCGCCCGGCCAACACGGCTCCGGCAGCCAATGCCCCTGCCCCCAACGCGATAGGCCCCCAACGACGTGTACGAGTATCGGCCAATACCACCCGTGCCGTATTGTAGCCACTCGCACCAAACACGCCACCACCCGGATGGGTGCTTGCGCCGGTCAGGTACAGGCCTTTGATCGGCGTGCGGTAGCCGGCCAACTCTGGCAAAGGTCGGAAGAAGAACATCTGATCAAAACTCATCTCGACGTGCATCACGTTACCACGCAACAGCCCAATGCGCCGCTCCAGATCGAGTGGCGTCTGGATAAAACGGTCGATAATCTTGCCGCGCATATTGGGGGCATACCGATAGAGTACCTCGAGGATCGAATCGGCGACCGACTCACGAATATCATCCCAATGGCGATTACCGCTCAGTTGATAGGGAAAATATTGCGCCCATAAAAAGACCGTATGCTTACCAGGCGGTGCAACGTCGGGATCAATGGCCGAGAAGGTCATCGCAATCACCGCCGGATCGCGACTCGGTTCACCGCGGAGGTAGTCTTCGTAAGCCCGCCGCACATAGTTCATACTCGGACTGAGCAACTGAAGGCCGTGATGGCTCTCGTGTGGACGACCATAGCTACGGGCTGCACTATAATCGGGCAACTCTTCGGCAGCACAGCGCACCGTCATCCCAAAACCGTTACCGATCCGAATGTGATGCAGCCGCCGAACCAGTTCGGCACTAAGGTGTTCGGGACCGACCAATTGCAGGAATGTCGTCAACACGTGGGCATTTGAAACGACAATCGGCGCTGAATAGCGTTGGCCATCAGCCGTCTCCACCCCCTGCACCTTGCCGTTATTGACGATAATCCGGCGTACCGGCGCATCAAGGACAACCTCGCCACCCATGGCCTTGAGTGAGCGGGCCATCGCTTGCGTCAGCATTCCCGATCCACCCCTTGGATGTTTCGCACCACTGTAGTGCAACATCGCGTGCCAACCGAAGAAATCGCCGGCACCGATTTCGTCCGGTGGTGGACCGCTCTGCGCCGCCAGCCACGTCATCGCAGCCCGCATCGCCTCACTCTCAAACGTCTCCTCGATCAGTTGCGCATAACTGGTGAAGAGACGGCGGGTGACTTCGAGCACTTTCTGCTCGGATCTCGGCAGACACGGAATACTGGAAGCAACCTTGCCAAACAAGCGCGTGACCGACGGTGGGTTTAAGAACACGTCAAATACGGCTTCATTCAGTGGTGTCCAGAAGTCGAGAAAGCGGCGGTACGCCTCCGCATCGCGTGGACTGACGGTGGCAATACTCTGACATGTACGTTCGACATCGCGGTAGAAGTAGATCGCGCCACTCCCGTCAGGGAGGGGGTAGAAGGCGTAGGGATCCATGTCGATGTATTCAAGCCCATACCGTTCAAGTTCGAGGTCGCGCACAATGGGGGTGAGATGAATCATGATATGGGCTGATGAACCGACATCGATCTTGTAGCCGGGGATCACTTCTTCAGTGCAGACGGCTCCCCCAACGATAGGCCGACGTTCGAGCACCAGGACGCGCTTACCGGCCTTCGCAAGGTAGCCGGCGCAAGTCAGCCCGTTGTGCCCACCGCCGACCACAATCACGTCATAATCGGTTGATGATGGCATAGTCTCCTCTAAGCTTTATACTGGTCACATTTGTAGTATACCGTCAGATGGGTGAAAGATGGTAGGGGAGAAAGGTTCGAGAAAGTATCTCCATCGCCGGTTCCATCATGGTCGGCAAGAGCGGTCTTATCGTCGCACACGATAGATCACGACTTCATCCTGAGCAAAGACCTGCTCACCCACCTGAGCTAGTGCGGCCAGACGGTCGGCCGGATAACGTTCACGTTCGAGAGCACCAATGTAGATATAGTCGATCCGGTACTGTTCGATGAGAGCCTGAATGCGCGCCAGATCGCCACTACGGTAGATGGTATCGACTGCGAGACAACGCGGGCCGAGTTCGGCCAGTGCCGCCGCGTCACCACCGCGCCACTGCATTTCGTGTCCTACCCATCCCAGCACGGTAGCATACCCACTCGCTGCGGCCACACCACCGAATCCCTGCCAGTTGTACGAGCCGCCACAACGCGGCGTTTCACTGCCAGACGCGACGGCTGCCTCGTTTTCGAGAGCCACAGCTTCGAGCACCACACTACCTGCCGGAGCATAGCGCCGCAACCACGAGATCGAT includes the following:
- a CDS encoding Crp/Fnr family transcriptional regulator, with the protein product MLQPHELQLAGDILPFLRDPTAAIARDFTVQATLLRLPAGATIFAEGDECNVFAVLAGGQVRVFKIGETGREITLYRFGRGESCILTTSCVLSQRNFPAIAVVEHDAAAFVVDQATFREWIDHYREWRDYVFQLLSHRLATVMAIVDEIAFRRVDVRLAEFLLRHAQGDPPTVSATHQQIAAELGTSREVVSRILADFNDDGLISSSRGQIVVRHVTGLRQRCDPQFRV
- a CDS encoding phytoene desaturase family protein gives rise to the protein MPSSTDYDVIVVGGGHNGLTCAGYLAKAGKRVLVLERRPIVGGAVCTEEVIPGYKIDVGSSAHIMIHLTPIVRDLELERYGLEYIDMDPYAFYPLPDGSGAIYFYRDVERTCQSIATVSPRDAEAYRRFLDFWTPLNEAVFDVFLNPPSVTRLFGKVASSIPCLPRSEQKVLEVTRRLFTSYAQLIEETFESEAMRAAMTWLAAQSGPPPDEIGAGDFFGWHAMLHYSGAKHPRGGSGMLTQAMARSLKAMGGEVVLDAPVRRIIVNNGKVQGVETADGQRYSAPIVVSNAHVLTTFLQLVGPEHLSAELVRRLHHIRIGNGFGMTVRCAAEELPDYSAARSYGRPHESHHGLQLLSPSMNYVRRAYEDYLRGEPSRDPAVIAMTFSAIDPDVAPPGKHTVFLWAQYFPYQLSGNRHWDDIRESVADSILEVLYRYAPNMRGKIIDRFIQTPLDLERRIGLLRGNVMHVEMSFDQMFFFRPLPELAGYRTPIKGLYLTGASTHPGGGVFGASGYNTARVVLADTRTRRWGPIALGAGALAAGAVLAGRKLLRLG
- a CDS encoding class I SAM-dependent DNA methyltransferase encodes the protein MNQTPPDPIAQQAYDLLAERYAEQVLTKPHNAYYERPAMLSLLPDVRGKRVLDAGCGPGVYSELLLDRGAEVIAIDANPKMVQLAHQRLQNRAQVLQADLGQPLTFLPTASFDLVISPLVLDYVRDWEQVFTEFYLLLRHSGVFIFSIEHPQTKFSQHRESANYFAIEQVVTPWHGFGITVNMPSYRRPLSEVFNPLIYAGFRIDYVLEPLPTPEFAENDLKHYAELIREPGFLCIRAVKG